A region of Panicum virgatum strain AP13 chromosome 8N, P.virgatum_v5, whole genome shotgun sequence DNA encodes the following proteins:
- the LOC120684965 gene encoding TPD1 protein homolog 1A-like: MERIEKKFPSHGERVKVSAAGLVDLQCDAMRDMVVNQSAGHCQSNRAKKFAMEVVNRGGGTMSGIHLMCGYSFRTVWPVSPDVIAEVAHGDCLLVGGGSVAPGGTVSFNYTSYVRYDKTLLAATCDGGGGGSS; encoded by the exons ATGG AAAGAATTGAGAAGAAATTTCCTTCGCATGGTGAACGGGTGAAggtctccgccgccggcctcgtcgACCTCCAGTGCGACGCGATGCGGGACATGGTCGTCAACCAGAGCGCGGGCCACTGCCAGTCGAACCGCGCCAAGAAGTTCGCCATGGAGGTGGTGAACCGGGGCGGTGGCACCATGTCGGGGATCCACCTCATGTGCGGGTACAGCTTCCGCACCGTCTGGCCCGTCAGCCCCGACGTCATCGCCGAGGTCGCTCACGGCGACTGCCTCCTCGTTGGTGGCGGCTCCGTCGCGCCCGGGGGCACCGTCTCCTTCAACTACACCAGCTACGTCAGATACGACAAGACCCTACTCGCTGCCAcctgcgatggcggcggcggtggcagttCCTGA
- the LOC120685810 gene encoding GRAS family protein RAM1-like: protein MCSSMGMLNCADTSSGAKLQQQQAPTSPTASVSESNIVVSSTDPDANDALAGLQALKFDGDIDVEIQSPDLAMWESLFAEHMGASGSDFLTFSPMREFMATGSPRRDFMVSSPKRDYMVSSPKRDYMMSSPKRDYMLSSPKREYMVTSPRRDSSPRRSTFSNLYSAGSHQQAYVHGVHGAEGGGGASQPLYGGLANHGKGKSQSPLHKVYINNAHSNHSGNKSNGPSSLSCSSSYGHVENLPLPSMDPFLNDGGYLAGYQLPGKPVLQSGAASATVTTVAPSSQLPTLSECLAMPEPVYGGAEEAVAAAVAAGGLQMGGGLPAELYYGGQFGVTGDGLTLQHQMAKNDQWAADSSLHSMLGSVIQTEAEQEQDSGLQLVHLLLACADFVSKGDQPSALRHLHLLRRVASPLGDSMQRVASYFADALAARLSLSSNPSSSSSSGAATPRGGAGAGVAPYTFPPSPDTLKIYQILYQACPYVKFAHFTANQAIFEAFHGEDRVHVVDLDILQGYQWPAFLQALAARPGGPPTLRLTGVGHPAAAVRETGRHLASLAASLRVPFEFHAAVADRLERLRPAALQRRVGEALAVNAVNRLHRVPGVHLGPLLSMIRDQAPKIMTLVEQEAGHNGPYFLGRFLEALHYYSAIFDSLDATFPADSAPRLKVEQCLLAPEIRNVVACEGAKRIARHERLDRWRRLMEGRGFEPVPLSPAAVGQSQVLLGLYGAGDGYRLTEDKGCLLLGWQDRAIIAASAWRC from the exons ATGTGTTCAAGCATGGGCATGCTCAACTGCGCGGACACAAGCTCCGGCGCAAAACTACAGCAGCAACAAGCACCGACATCGCCCACCGCCTCGGTCTCGGAGTCTAACATCGTTGTGTCATCGACAGATCCCGATGCCAACGACGCCCTAGCCGGCCTACAAGCTCTCAAGTTCGACGGGGACATCGACGTCGAGATCCAGTCGCCTGACCTTGCCATGTGGGAGTCGCTCTTCGCCGAGCACATGGGCGCCTCAGGGAGTGACTTCTTGACGTTCTCTCCGATGAGAGAATTCATGGCCACCGGAAGCCCTAGGAGAGACTTCATGGTCTCCTCTCCCAAGAGAGACTACATGGTGTCCTCCCCCAAGAGAGACTACATGATGTCCTCGCCAAAGAGGGACTACATGCTGTCCTCCCCCAAGAGGGAGTACATGGTGACGTCACCTCGGAGAGACTCTTCCCCAAGGAGATCAACCTTCTCCAACCTCTACAGCGCCGGCAGCCACCAGCAGGCCTATGTCCATGGTGTGCACGGAGcggagggaggtggcggcgcaaGCCAGCCGCTGTACGGCGGCCTTGCCAACCATGGCAAGGGCAAGTCGCAGAGCCCGCTGCACAAGGTGTACATCAACAACGCCCACAGCAACCACAGCGGCAACAAGAGCAACGGCCCGTCCTCCCTCTCATgctcctcctcctacggccATGTTGAGAACTTGCCGTTGCCATCCATGGACCCCTTCCTCAACGACGGCGGGTACCTAGCCGGGTACCAGCTGCCGGGGAAGCCCGTCTTGCAGAGCGGCGCCGCCTCGGCCACGGTCACCACGGTGGCTCCCTCGTCGCAGCTGCCGACGCTGTCGGAGTGCCTGGCCATGCCGGAGCCCGTGTACGGAGGCGCGGAGGAAGCGGTtgcagcggcggtggccgccGGAGGGCTGCAGATGGGCGGCGGCTTGCCTGCGGAGTTGTACTACGGAGGACAGTTTGGAGTGACAGGCGACGGCTTGACGCTGCAGCACCAGATGGCCAAGAACGATCAGTGGGCGGCAGACTCGTCACTGCACAGCATGCTGGGCTCAGTGATCCAGACGGAGGCCGAGCAG GAACAAGACAGCGGTCTTCAGCTGGTGCACCTCCTACTGGCCTGCGCCGACTTCGTCTCCAAGGGCGACCAGCCGTCGGCGCtgcgccacctccacctcctccgccgcgtcgcCTCCCCGCTGGGCGACTCCATGCAGCGCGTCGCCTCCTACTTCGCCgacgccctggccgcccggctctccctctcctcgaacccgtcctcgtcgtcctcctccggcgccgccacgccgcgcggcggtgccggcgccggcgtcgcccccTACACGTTCCCTCCCTCGCCGGACACGCTCAAGATCTACCAGATCCTCTACCAGGCCTGCCCCTACGTCAAGTTCGCGCACTTCACCGCCAACCAGGCCATCTTCGAGGCCTTCCACGGCGAGGACCGCGTCCACGTCGTCGACCTCGACATCCTCCAGGGCTACCAGTGGCCGGCCTTCCTCCAGGCGCTCGCGGCGCGCCCCGGCGGCCCGCCGACGCTGCGGCTCACCGGCGTCGGGcaccccgcggccgccgtcagGGAGACCGGGCGCCACCTCGCCTCCCTGGCCGCGTCGCTGCGCGTGCCGTTCGAGttccacgccgccgtcgccgaccggctcgagcggctccgccccgccgcgctgCAGCGCCGCGTGGGCGAGGCGCTCGCCGTCAACGCCGTGAACAGGCTGCACCGCGTCCCCGGCGTGCACCTCGGCCCGCTGCTCTCCATGATCCGCGACCAGGCGCCCAAGATCATGACGCTCGTCGAGCAGGAGGCCGGCCACAACGGCCCCTACTTCCTGGGCAG GTTCTTGGAGGCGCTGCACTACTACTCGGCGATCTTCGACTCGCTGGACGCGACGTTCCCGGCGGACTCGGCGCCGCGGTTGAAAGTGGAGCAGTGCCTGCTGGCGCCGGAGATCCGGAACGTGGTGGCGTGCGAGGGCGCCAAGCGGATAGCGCGGCACGAGCGACTGGACCGGTGGCGCCGCCTCATGGAGGGCCGCGGCTTCGAGCCCGTGCCGCTCAGCCCGGCCGCCGTCGGCCAGAGCCAGGTCCTGCTGGGGCTctacggcgccggcgacgggtaCAGGCTCACCGAGGACAAGGGATGCCTCCTGCTCGGGTGGCAGGACCGCGCCATCATCGCCGCCTCGGCATGGCGGTGCTGA